The Alphaproteobacteria bacterium sequence ACCCATTGCTTACTGATTTTCCCTACAGGGATACTGTAGCTGTTGGTGATGCCAGATTGCTGATACAGCTTCATAATGGCTTGCTGTTCTGGCGCAAGAAACTCTAATTGTATTTGCTTGTGAGTAAAAGGGTTATTTTGGGTAAAGAAGAGGTGTAAAACCGGATCAGCGATTTTTAGGTTGCGCTGGTTGTAATGGTTGTAAAAGTCTGTATTTGCACGAAAATTAAGCGCGTTAGGGCCAATGTCCGAGTAACATATAATGCGCTCATAGCCATAGCTGCTTATGGCAT is a genomic window containing:
- a CDS encoding autoinducer binding domain-containing protein encodes the protein MTHAISSYGYERIICYSDIGPNALNFRANTDFYNHYNQRNLKIADPVLHLFFTQNNPFTHKQIQLEFLAPEQQAIMKLYQQSGITNSYSIPVGKISKQWVGVTLSSAETSLIEDGYAQQQLFALVNHFIIRYGYISKHWP